One Leopardus geoffroyi isolate Oge1 chromosome C1, O.geoffroyi_Oge1_pat1.0, whole genome shotgun sequence DNA segment encodes these proteins:
- the DFFA gene encoding DNA fragmentation factor subunit alpha isoform X2 — translation MEVAGGAETEIRPLKPCLLRRNHSREQHGVAASCLEELRNKACDILAIDKSLAPITLVLAEDGTIVDDDDYFLCLPSNTKFVALASNEKWTYNNSDGGTAWISQESFDVDETDTGAGLRWRNVARQLKEDVSSIILLSEADLQVLIDAPCSDLAQELRQSCVTVQGLQNTLQQVLDQREEARQSKQLLELYLQALEKEGGILSKQQESQTVGDQTDAVDTGGNRESSSTIALTSQILTVLKEKPAPELSLSSQDLETLAPRCPICLFYAQHLISSMSEWLEQTSHFIYIRMA, via the exons ATGGAGGTGGCCGGAGGCGCCGAGACTGAGATCCGGCCTCTGAAGCCGTGTCTGCTGCGCCGCAACCACAGCCGCGAGCAGCATGGCGTGGCGGCCTCCTGCCTGGAGGAGCTGAGGAACAAGG CCTGTGACATTCTGGCCATTGATAAGTCCCTGGCACCAATCACCCTGGTCCTGGCAGAGGATGGGACCATCGTGGATGATGATGATTACTTCCTGTGTCTGCCTTCCAATACTAAGTTTGTTGCACTGGCCAGTAATGAAAAGTGGACGTACAACAATTCAG ATGGAGGTACAGCTTGGATTTCCCAAGAGTCCTTTGATGTAGATGAAACGGACACTGGGGCAGGGCTGAGGTGGAGGAATGTGGCCAGGCAGCTGAAAGAAGACGTGTCCAGCATCATCCTCCTGTCCGAGGCAGACCTCCAG GTGCTCATTGATGCTCCGTGTTCAGACCTGGCTCAGGAGCTCCGCCAGAGCTGCGTCACCGTCCAGGGGCTCCAGAACACCCTCCAGCAGGTCCTGGACCAGAGGGAGGAAGCCCGTCAGTCCAAGCAGCTCTTGGAGCTTTACCTCCAGGCTTTAGAGAAGGAGGGCGGCATCTTGTCGAAGCAGCAAG AGTCCCAAACTGTTGGTGACCAGACGGATGCAGTCGACACGGGTGGTAACAGAGAGAGCTCCTCCACAATCGCACTCACAAGCCAGATCCTTACTGTGCTGAAGGAGAAGCCTGCTCCGGAGCTGAGTCTGTCTAGTCAGGATTTGGAG ACCCTGGCTCCTCGCTGCCCCATTTGCCTCTTCTATGCACAACATCTCATTTCATCTATGTCAGAATGGCTTGAACAAACGTCTCATTTCATCTATATCAGAATGGCTTGA
- the DFFA gene encoding DNA fragmentation factor subunit alpha isoform X1 encodes MEVAGGAETEIRPLKPCLLRRNHSREQHGVAASCLEELRNKACDILAIDKSLAPITLVLAEDGTIVDDDDYFLCLPSNTKFVALASNEKWTYNNSDGGTAWISQESFDVDETDTGAGLRWRNVARQLKEDVSSIILLSEADLQVLIDAPCSDLAQELRQSCVTVQGLQNTLQQVLDQREEARQSKQLLELYLQALEKEGGILSKQQESQTVGDQTDAVDTGGNRESSSTIALTSQILTVLKEKPAPELSLSSQDLELVAKEDPGALAAALSWDAEKTVTVQQACNQELSLRLQQVQSLRSLRSLSARKSSLPGERQEPKRARQDPT; translated from the exons ATGGAGGTGGCCGGAGGCGCCGAGACTGAGATCCGGCCTCTGAAGCCGTGTCTGCTGCGCCGCAACCACAGCCGCGAGCAGCATGGCGTGGCGGCCTCCTGCCTGGAGGAGCTGAGGAACAAGG CCTGTGACATTCTGGCCATTGATAAGTCCCTGGCACCAATCACCCTGGTCCTGGCAGAGGATGGGACCATCGTGGATGATGATGATTACTTCCTGTGTCTGCCTTCCAATACTAAGTTTGTTGCACTGGCCAGTAATGAAAAGTGGACGTACAACAATTCAG ATGGAGGTACAGCTTGGATTTCCCAAGAGTCCTTTGATGTAGATGAAACGGACACTGGGGCAGGGCTGAGGTGGAGGAATGTGGCCAGGCAGCTGAAAGAAGACGTGTCCAGCATCATCCTCCTGTCCGAGGCAGACCTCCAG GTGCTCATTGATGCTCCGTGTTCAGACCTGGCTCAGGAGCTCCGCCAGAGCTGCGTCACCGTCCAGGGGCTCCAGAACACCCTCCAGCAGGTCCTGGACCAGAGGGAGGAAGCCCGTCAGTCCAAGCAGCTCTTGGAGCTTTACCTCCAGGCTTTAGAGAAGGAGGGCGGCATCTTGTCGAAGCAGCAAG AGTCCCAAACTGTTGGTGACCAGACGGATGCAGTCGACACGGGTGGTAACAGAGAGAGCTCCTCCACAATCGCACTCACAAGCCAGATCCTTACTGTGCTGAAGGAGAAGCCTGCTCCGGAGCTGAGTCTGTCTAGTCAGGATTTGGAG CTGGTTGCCAAGGAAGACCCCGGAGCTTTGGCTGCCGCTTTGAGCTGGGACGCGGAGAAGACGGTGACGGTGCAGCAGGCCTGTAATCAGGAGCTCAGCCTGCGCCTTCAgcaggtgcagagcctgcgtTCTCTCCGGAGCCTGTCGGCCAGGAAGAGTTCGCTGCCTGGAGAAAGGCAGGAGCCTAAGCGAGCCAGACAAGACCCCACATAG
- the DFFA gene encoding DNA fragmentation factor subunit alpha isoform X3, which produces MEVAGGAETEIRPLKPCLLRRNHSREQHGVAASCLEELRNKACDILAIDKSLAPITLVLAEDGTIVDDDDYFLCLPSNTKFVALASNEKWTYNNSDGGTAWISQESFDVDETDTGAGLRWRNVARQLKEDVSSIILLSEADLQVLIDAPCSDLAQELRQSCVTVQGLQNTLQQVLDQREEARQSKQLLELYLQALEKEGGILSKQQESQTVGDQTDAVDTGGNRESSSTIALTSQILTVLKEKPAPELSLSSQDLEAPPRVARRQETFRLVPGLNFPWLPRKTPELWLPL; this is translated from the exons ATGGAGGTGGCCGGAGGCGCCGAGACTGAGATCCGGCCTCTGAAGCCGTGTCTGCTGCGCCGCAACCACAGCCGCGAGCAGCATGGCGTGGCGGCCTCCTGCCTGGAGGAGCTGAGGAACAAGG CCTGTGACATTCTGGCCATTGATAAGTCCCTGGCACCAATCACCCTGGTCCTGGCAGAGGATGGGACCATCGTGGATGATGATGATTACTTCCTGTGTCTGCCTTCCAATACTAAGTTTGTTGCACTGGCCAGTAATGAAAAGTGGACGTACAACAATTCAG ATGGAGGTACAGCTTGGATTTCCCAAGAGTCCTTTGATGTAGATGAAACGGACACTGGGGCAGGGCTGAGGTGGAGGAATGTGGCCAGGCAGCTGAAAGAAGACGTGTCCAGCATCATCCTCCTGTCCGAGGCAGACCTCCAG GTGCTCATTGATGCTCCGTGTTCAGACCTGGCTCAGGAGCTCCGCCAGAGCTGCGTCACCGTCCAGGGGCTCCAGAACACCCTCCAGCAGGTCCTGGACCAGAGGGAGGAAGCCCGTCAGTCCAAGCAGCTCTTGGAGCTTTACCTCCAGGCTTTAGAGAAGGAGGGCGGCATCTTGTCGAAGCAGCAAG AGTCCCAAACTGTTGGTGACCAGACGGATGCAGTCGACACGGGTGGTAACAGAGAGAGCTCCTCCACAATCGCACTCACAAGCCAGATCCTTACTGTGCTGAAGGAGAAGCCTGCTCCGGAGCTGAGTCTGTCTAGTCAGGATTTGGAG GCACCTCCCCGTGTAGCTAGAAGGCAGGAGACCTTTCGACTTGTGCCTGGCCTAAATTTCCC CTGGTTGCCAAGGAAGACCCCGGAGCTTTGGCTGCCGCTTTGA